From the genome of Sporomusa sphaeroides DSM 2875:
GGCTCCCGGCACTCTTTCAGGTAATAAAAATACGGCGCCGTCTGTGTACTACGGTTTATCACGCCCTGATCGGCGAGCGCGGCCAGCCTTCGCTGTGCTACCCGGGTTGACGGGTACAGCAATATCTGTAGCTGCTCCGTATCCAGTACGCCCCATTCCGAAAGTATCTCCTGCAGTCGTGAATCCCTTTGGTAACATTGACGCCTGAAATTGATCAACACACATAACCTCCTCCGGATCTAAGTACGGTGTTTGAATCTCCGTAAGTTCCCGCCCCAGTCGCCAGTACGCCCGGCCAGGAATTGCCGGTAAATTTGCGCCCTCGGATGAATCCAGTATGATCCTGCTGTCGACACCGGATATGGTCTGAAAACACAATCGACCGGTGAAGTTGGCTTTGGCATCTCCGAAACTCTTGCTGGTAAAAATCTTACTGGACGGCCGCTGAGTGGCAGCTACAATGCATATGCCGGCGGCCCGACACAATCTGAGTAATGTTTCTAAATCTTCCTGCGCGTCCTTGTCTTTAAGTTCGGCAAGTTCATCAATAATCAGCACTATGTATGGGATTTTTGCTTTCGTTTTGGCATTATACTTCTGGACGTTAACAAACCGCGACTCTTTTAATAATAGTTGCCGACGGCGCATTTCCTGTACTAATCGGTTAAGCGCCTGGCAGGCTGTTTCTATTTCCGTAACCAGCAGTATTCTGTTTTCAAGGTAGTTATATTCGCTCATTTTTAAGTCAAGCATGACGACAATAGGCGGCTCTGGCAACGACAATAACGAATTAATAATTACATGCACCGCGTTTGACTTCCCCGCCCCCGTAGTCCCACCAATGAGCATATGAGGAAGTTTTGCTAAATCGATTACTTGCAATCCTGCTGTACTATAACCTAATGGTACTGGCAGTACGCCGGCACGCGGATAGTCTGCCGGGTAATCAAAGTAATTTTCCAATAAGTTATTACTGATTTTTAAGATAGCCATTTTCCCCGACTGTCGGATTTCTGCATTGACCTTATCCCCGCCGGTTGCGTCCTTGAAATAATCAATTTTGCTGTAAAAATCCTTAAATGATATTCCGGCCGGCAGAGCTATTGTAAATGTGTAGCCGGTCGCTGTTTTATTTTTGACATGGATTTGTGGTCTGCGCGTGTCAGTCCAAAGGGCTTCCAGCGTTTCGATGACGGCCAGCGGAATTTCTTGGCCGAACATCGGTAATAAGATTGACCGTACATCGTTTTTAATCTCGGTGAGTATATCCACTGTATCACCTCCGTATATTCGCTTTGCTTTATGCTATAACAATATTCTGATTAGGAATAAAAATTGCAAGTCCATGAATATAATTAAATAAAAAATATCACTCCTCTTCAGAAGTGATATAAAAAAGGTCGTTGACTGTGCATTTTAATTTCTCGCTAATTCGCAATGCCATTTCCAAAGTAGGTTGTAATTTTTGATTCTCCCACCTGTTGTAATGGCTTTGGTTGACACCTAGAAAGGAGGCAAATTCGATTTGATTCATTTCGTACTTATGTCGCCATGTTTTTAGTTTGTTTTTAAGCATATATTTATCCCTCTAGGAATATATTGTTATTTATGGTATTCTGTGTATATCAACAAAAACCTTTTAAGGAGGCACAAAATATGCGAACACGGATAAAAATTAGTATGCTAATGCTCGTATTGCTCGCGATTATTACCCTAGGGTGCGGTAGCAGCAATAAACCTGAGAACAAACCTGCTGCTTCTCCTCCACCACAAAACCAACACCAGTCAATTACTACCATGAAGGCTACTACATCTCAATTTATTGAAATATATAACAAGGAAATTAAACAACGCCTTAGTGATAAATCAGTACTAGGTACAGAAAAACCAGTGCGTGACGGTGTGGTAATGTATGACATTCCGGACGGAAAAGGTTCTCATCTTATATTGAATTACAATCCAGCAGATAAGAAACTAACAACAGTGACCTTTACAGTTCAGGGGGAAAGTGGTAAGAAATTCGAAAGCAATACAATGCAGGCCTGGGCGACCGCGGTTATAAGCGCCACTGCTCCAGGAGTATCCAATGATAATGTTCTTGAGATTCGCGGAAAGCTGTTAAATGATAACCCTGTCATAAAAAATGGTATCTATTATATGTCCCAATATACAGAGAAGGGAGCTCCCTTTTTTCAAATTATAGCGAGAGCACAGTAAAATGCCCCAAATCCACTCTGACGTAAATATCCACGATATTGTTATGCTGGTGCTTAGCCGTGCAAGTTTCGCCAGCACTTCTCCTGAACAGATGGCTGCCGAAGTCGCTCAAAAATACATACAGGTTCGTAGTATTATATTAGAAGAAATTAAGCAACATGCGAACCCAGGAACTATGATCATTAAATAAGCTAAGCCCCGGCATGTGCCGGGGCTTATTACTATCCTGTCTTCTTTTTCCGTTTCGGCTTCTCCTGCGCCTTGATTGCCGCAATACTCGCTTCCAGCGCGGCCATAATATCGATAACCTTGCCAGGCGGCTCAGCTTGTTTTGTCCCAATTACGGTTTTGGCTTTACTATCAATCAGGTTCATAACGGCTTTATGATACTCGTTTTCATATTTACCGGGTTCAAAGTCAGTTATTAGCGATGTAATTAATTGCCGGGCCATATTAAGTTCTTTGTCTGACAGCTTAATACTTCCAGGCAGATACGTTTCTAGCGCTGCTACCGGTACAATCTCGTCGACAAAAAGCATAGTTGAAAGCGTCAGCGCTCCTTCAGCCGGCCGGATCGCTGCCAGGTATTCCTTGCTCCGCAAAACGAATTTTGCAATACCGACTACATTAGCCTCGCCCATAGCCTGCAGCAATAGCGCATAAGCTTTTTGGGCGCCGGTCTCCGGCACTAAATAGTAAGACGCGTCATAGTGGCGCGGGTCGATCTGATCCAATTTAACAAAGTCCTCTATGGAGATTACCCTGCTGGCCTGGGGTGCAATGGCATCTAGCTCTTGTTTGGCAATTACAACATAGCGGTCAGGGGAGATTTGATAGCCTTTAACTATTTCGTCTTGACGGACTTCGGCACCGTCAGAACCGACCTTTTTATAACTGATTCGGCTATAGTCACTTTTGCGCAGTTGATTAAAGCTGATAGTTTTCTTTTTGGTGGCCGGGTATAAAGCCACCGGAACATTAACAAGCCCGAAACTAAGCATACCTTTCCATATGGGGCGCATAGTCTCACCCAATCTAGATATAGAAATAAAGCTGCCGTTGCTGGCAGCTATTTTAGTTATAATTATATCATATTGGGTTATCCCGGTCAGGTGGAAATTAATGTTTTATATACCATTTACCGCTACTGTCGCAAAACAAGTTAACCTGCTTATTGCATATCTGGCATATATACCGTTTGCCCAGGCCATTACCGACAGTGGCAGACGTTCTAACGTCCAGCAATTTGTCAACTTCAAAGTCCCTGCCATCTGCCCAATGCATGATTAGCGGCTTAATGTTGCCGTTTAGGTCGTGTTTGGCTGTGATCGTTACATATGTTATAGCCATGTCTTATCACCCCTGGTTTTATAATAGAACATATGTTTGTAGTTGGCAAGTGGGAATAAAAGGAAAAGCCGCCCGGTTGAGCGGCCAAGAAAACTACTTTGCCCTATCGGCAACTTCTGTAATTATATCGTCAATAATCGTATCCGTATCTAATGGGTGGAATTCTTGCATGTCAATTATCCATGCTTGAGTATCACCGTCATAGTGTTCATCAATGTAACCTTCTCTCCGCGCGCCAGGAAATTGATATACTAAAATTGACTTACCGTTCAGGATATCAACGCTTGTATGGTGCGCTTCAGTTATGTACTCAAGGACAGTTCCGTCTTGGCGAAGTTCTACTGCATGCTGCCGCAAGTCATCCCCTGGTGTTTCATCGAGGGAGTTTACCCATTGGCGTATTAGGGCCGCTTCTATTTCTTCCCGATTGTCTTCAATTATTTTTTTCCAGTTAACCATTTTCACCCCTCCAATTTAGCTAACATTTTTTCGAAAAACCGAATGCTCTTATTTATAACTTCCCCATTTTTGTAAATTGCGAAGTAATACTGGTTTCCCTTTTCGATATGTTGCCATACCTCGTATTTGTCCCCGTCGAGTTCAAATCGACTAATGCGGGATTCGTTTCTGTTTCTATCAATATTGATGATTCCTTCGACAATTTCCTTGGCTTCGCCGCTTACGATTAGCACCCAATCGCTGTTTAATATTAGGCAATTTTTTTTGAGCCATTCGTACTTTTCAGGGTTAATCCATACCTTAAATTGACTATCCCACTTGAAACCAGCTTGATTGATTTGTTCTTTCGCCTCAAAGGTTTTGCCAGTAATCCGGTCAACGATATTGAAGGATTCTTCTATGGTGTATTGCTTGCCGTTATACTCAACCATACCGTTTTTTAAGATTCCGTCTTTTAACATCCTTACCGCCTCCGTTTGTTTATCTTTAATTAAATTATAATCGAAGTTAATAATAAAGTCAATAAGATTTTAATTAACTTTGATGAAAATTTTATTAAAAACATGGCAAGCGATAATAGACAAAGTAGACCGCTGAACCAACGGTCTACTTTGATTACACCTTGTGTATAGGGTTGCCTTGAAAACACCAAAGATGTAATCATTAATGTTTTCGAACTAGCAGTAAATAATAGTTTCAATACATCCAATGTATGATATAATATTACTATTAAATGTAAATTTTGTCAATCAATAAAGGAGTGTTTTTTATGCACGATAATATTACATATTCAACTTGTGCGATATGTGGAATAAAGTTAAAATGGAAATACTGCCGCGCCTGTAAAGATCACCAGACCGAATATCACCGTTTGCAGCAGAAAAAGCGATATGATTACCGCAAGGCAAACGGCCTATGCGTAAGGTGTGGTGCTCCCGCCGCTCCTGATAATGTTCGCTGTGAAAAACACATCGAGCAAAATAAAAAGAGCGGCGTTGAATATTACGCCGCAAAAACTGCCGTCAAATAGGCGGTTTTTTTGTATGTAATCCGCCCCTGAGAATGCGGCTAGTAGCGCATCCCATTAAAGTAGCAATCCCATCACGCCATGACTCGTTAGGAAACAGGGCTTCGATGGACCGGCAAAATTCTTCTGGTCCGAATGGCATATACTCAGTGTGATATCTGATAATAACTTCTTTTATATTTTCGTCACTACCGCCTGCACGCCGGAAAGCCGCAATAAGGCGGTCAATCTGTTCACCGCTAAACCGTCCGCATTGTGGATTGATTTCTAACGCCAAATCAGATATGCCTTGCATGTTGTTATCCCTCCTTCTCCCCGGCTACTGCTGGGGTTCTTTCTTTTTCCAAACTAATTCATAGTCCAACGCGGCCGCGATACGTCTAAGCTTCCAATGCGGCAAAATCCCTTGCTTTAGTTGTCTGGTTACTGTTTGCGGGGTATCATTAGTACCAAACATTTCATTTATTCGTCTTACGGCATCAGAAACATTCGAACCGGCTCCTGCCAGTTCTTTTTTTATTTCTCGCTCAATTTCCTGCGCTTCATACTCTGGTACTGCATCCATTTTAGGCATTTGCATCCCTCCTGGCATTAGTGTATCAAACATCATTAACTTTGTAAATATTTTTATTAAAGTTATTTAAATTTGTATTGACTTTATTATTAACTTCGATTATAATTTAATTAAAGATAAACAAACGGAGGCGGTAAGGATGACAAAGGTAGAACAACAATCCAAAGAATGTCAGGCTTTCAACCTTGGATTAATAGCATTCGGCAATGGCAAGAAAGCAATTCCCGCGCTGGATAAAGACCTGTTAGGACTGCTTCAGGGCAATAAGGTTGGCGAAGGGCTTCCAATTATCAAAAGCTGGATAGCCGGATACAACAGCGCAAATATTCTTGCAAACTAAGCGGCCAGCACGCGCGTGGGAGGTAATAAGAATGGATATAGGTCAAAAGTTTTACATGTCTAGTAAGATAACTCCAAATCCCCGACTGTTTCAGTATCTTGGACAAGACAGCGACTTGTTTGACCAGTTTTGCAATCATATAGTTCAGGAAGTATCAACTGGCGAAATAAGCCACGTTGAATTAGAGTGGTTTAATCAAAGACAAATTAACCCGGCTTAGCCGGGGTCATGCGGAAAGGAGTGAATAAATTGGAACTTTATTTATTAGACGGTGAATGGGTTGACAGAGAAACATTTATAAGAATTTGCGAATGCACCCCAGAGGAAGCCAGACAAATGCAATTAGATTGGGAAGAAGAGTGCCAGGGCTAACGCCCGGAAAGGAGTACAATATGGTAATCGTTTTTAGCGACGGCAGCATGGCCAATATGGCAGCAGATTATCGGCTTGAATCCGAGGAAAGACCGGCAACGCCGGAAGAATCTAAAATCTACTGGCAATGGCTCGATGCTATCCCCTACCCCGCCTGATGATGGCCTTTGGTACAGGCCAAAACTCCCTCCGGGGAGTCGCGGGAACCTAATAGAAAGGAGTGAATAAATATTATGCTTAAAGTAACGATTACCCTTAGTAACGATGACGCCGAACTACTGCAAAAGGCTGCCGACAATATGACGGCATGGAATGCACGTCGAGGCAGGAATACCATTTGGACAATTGAGGATTACCTGCGTATTGGGGCCTTGCAGCAAGCCAGGGAAGACCTGGAACGACATGCAGCCGATTTGACCGCCGAATAGGCGGTATTTTTCTGCCCAAAAATAAAAAGCCCACCCCCGGCCATTGGCTGAGAGTGGGCTTTAAACGAACCTGGAGGGTGCGGCTAAATATAAAAAATAACCCCTTTATGGAATAACAACAGCTACTCCCAAAGTGGTTATTTTAAAAATATTGACATTATACACAACTTGCTGTTGGTTGATAATTTCCTTCCTCACTTTCTCTAAAACTAATCACATTATCATCATGATTTAAACGCGAAATTAAGTCTGGCCTAATTTCAATACCTACAGTATTGATGAATTTAGAAACGTAAATGATGTCGCAATACTCTTCTAATCTGCTAACCAATTTCCTGTCCTTCAACTTTACAATTAACCTTTTCATCTTTCACCACCCCAACAAGTTTATCTATATTTAAGGCGCCATTGCCTTGGTAATATCGAGGATACCCTGTGTCGTCTGCTGTACTATATATATATTGCACTGTATCATTAATATGCCTGTCAGACGTCCGAATTGCTCCAATCACTCCAGCAACTATTGGAGCAGCCAATGATGTTCCAGTAATCAGGCTGCCATTAGCAACGCAATATCCCGGTGCCACAATATCGGGCTTAGAGCCATTAACGCTATCTATACAAGAAAACTCAGCCACTCTCTTGAATTGGTCAATTGCTCCAAC
Proteins encoded in this window:
- a CDS encoding FtsK/SpoIIIE domain-containing protein — translated: MDILTEIKNDVRSILLPMFGQEIPLAVIETLEALWTDTRRPQIHVKNKTATGYTFTIALPAGISFKDFYSKIDYFKDATGGDKVNAEIRQSGKMAILKISNNLLENYFDYPADYPRAGVLPVPLGYSTAGLQVIDLAKLPHMLIGGTTGAGKSNAVHVIINSLLSLPEPPIVVMLDLKMSEYNYLENRILLVTEIETACQALNRLVQEMRRRQLLLKESRFVNVQKYNAKTKAKIPYIVLIIDELAELKDKDAQEDLETLLRLCRAAGICIVAATQRPSSKIFTSKSFGDAKANFTGRLCFQTISGVDSRIILDSSEGANLPAIPGRAYWRLGRELTEIQTPYLDPEEVMCVDQFQASMLPKGFTTAGDTFGMGRTGYGAATDIAVPVNPGSTAKAGRARRSGRDKP
- a CDS encoding Ku protein → MRPIWKGMLSFGLVNVPVALYPATKKKTISFNQLRKSDYSRISYKKVGSDGAEVRQDEIVKGYQISPDRYVVIAKQELDAIAPQASRVISIEDFVKLDQIDPRHYDASYYLVPETGAQKAYALLLQAMGEANVVGIAKFVLRSKEYLAAIRPAEGALTLSTMLFVDEIVPVAALETYLPGSIKLSDKELNMARQLITSLITDFEPGKYENEYHKAVMNLIDSKAKTVIGTKQAEPPGKVIDIMAALEASIAAIKAQEKPKRKKKTG
- a CDS encoding helix-turn-helix transcriptional regulator codes for the protein MLKNKLKTWRHKYEMNQIEFASFLGVNQSHYNRWENQKLQPTLEMALRISEKLKCTVNDLFYITSEEE